In Strix aluco isolate bStrAlu1 chromosome 22, bStrAlu1.hap1, whole genome shotgun sequence, a genomic segment contains:
- the TMEM278 gene encoding transmembrane protein 88B — MSGQDSEDFGAENLSDKSQMIPSLPPYDMDDQLLPREPRSAWCCLAWTLVVGTMNFLVFFMNLLLMFVIFTIVLLPTIVVVYFGFQCHSRVLHSAARYCRSILDDNSSSALIILGFVIMSPLIVVAMAIYCSLARHLRLFMCFQPYSRAVYKGVKWRWYEEGGLCSCAKGWNTQVKAWV; from the exons ATGTCTGGCCAGGACAGTGAGGACTTTGGAGCAGAAAACCTCTCAGACAAGTCTCAGATGATTCCTAGCCTCCCGCCGTATGACATGGATGACCAGCTCCTTCCCAGGGAGCCACGGAGTGCCTGGTGCTGCTTGGCATGGACCCTGGTGGTAGGCACCATGAACTTCTTGGTCTTTTTCATGAATTTGCTCCTGATGTTTGTTATCTTCACCATTGTGCTGCTTCCTACCATTGTGGTAGTTTATTTTGGCTTCCAATGCCACTCCCGG GTGCTGCACTCAGCTGCCCGCTACTGCAGAAGCATCTTGGATGACAACAGCTCTTCTGCCCTCATCATCCTTGGCTTCGTCATCATGTCCCCTCTCATTGTGGTGGCCATGGCTATCTACTGCAGCCTGGCAAGGCATCTCCGCCTCTTCATGTGCTTCCAGCCATACAGCAGGGCTGTGTACAAGGGGGTGAAGTGGCGCTGGTACGAGGAGGGAGGCCTGTGCAGCTGTGCCAAGGGTTGGAACACTCAAGTCAAGGCCTGGGTATGA
- the MRPL20 gene encoding large ribosomal subunit protein bL20m produces the protein MVLLSAPRWLRSRLTDRFWRVQEVLKYARHFRGRKNRCYKLAVRSVRRAFVKSTKARREKKRFLRALWITRIEAASLEHGLKYPAFISNLLKSQVELNRKMIADLAIYEPKTFKSLAALAQRRRQEGFLAALGDGKEPDGIFSRIVHHY, from the exons ATGGTGCTGCTGAGCGCTCCGCGTTGGCTGCGCAGCCGCCTCACCGACCGCTTCTGGAGGGTGCAGGAGGTGCTCAAGTATGCGCGG catttCCGTGGAAGGAAGAACCGCTGCTATAAGCTGGCTGTACGAAGTGTTCGGAGAGCTTTTGTGAAGTCTACAAAGgccagaagagagaagaagagattCCTAAGAGCG CTTTGGATCACGAGGATTGAAGCAGCTTCTCTTGAACATGGTTTGAAATACCCAGCTTTCATAAGCAATCTGCTTAAG TCCCAGGTGGAGCTGAATAGGAAAATGATTGCTGATTTGGCTATTTATGAGCCAAAGACGTTCAAGTCCCTGGCTGCGTTAGCCCAGAGGAGGAGACAAGAAGGCTTCCTTGCTGCCCTGGGAGATGGAAAAGAACCAGATGGGATATTTTCACGTATTGTACACCACTATTGA
- the CCNL2 gene encoding cyclin-L2 isoform X1 has translation MAAGSGSAAAVGAVGGSGPAGPQAAGATAAGSAPAGSGAPVPGPGAVLIGDRLYSGVLITLENCLLPEHTLRFTPSMSSGLDTDTETELRVTGCELIQAAGILLRLPQVAMATGQVLFQRFFYTKSFVKHSMEHVSMACVHLASKIEEAPRRIRDVINVFHRLRHLREKKKPVPLILDQEYVNLKNQIIKAERRVLKELGFCVHVKHPHKIIVMYLQVLECERNQHLVQTSWNYMNDSLRTDVFVRFQPESIACACIYLAARTLEIPLPNRPHWFLLFGATEEEIQEICLKILQLYTRKKVDLSDLESKVEKKKLAIEEAKAQAKGLVPEGAPSLDNTSGFSPIPKNESPKEVKGNKPSPLPVQAMKNAKRKVEGAKRMSSNSPVNGVQKGRESRSRSGSRDQSYSRSPSRSASPKHRKSESYSTSSGSKSHSRSRSRSDSPPRQFNHSSSYKGSKVRSYKKSKDYKYSTHKPRKSRSRSSSRSRSRSRERSDHSGKYKKKSHYYRNHRHERSRSYERASHRYDRDHPGHSRHRR, from the exons ATGGCGGCGGGCTCGGGCAGCGCGGCGGCTGTGGGAGCGGTTGGAGGCAGCGGCCCGGCGGGGCCTCAGGCTGCCGGCGCTACGGCGGCGGGATCTGCTCCGGCGGGGAGCGGTGCGCCCGTGCCGGGTCCCGGGGCGGTGCTGATCGGGGACCGCCTGTACTCGGGGGTGCTGATCACGCTGGAGAACTGCCTGCTGCCTGAGCACACGCTGCGCTTCACCCCGTCCATGAGCAGCGGCCTCGATACCGACACCGAGACGGAGCTGCGCGTCACCGGCTGCGAGCTCATCCAGGCGGCCGGCATCCTGCTTCGTCTCCCGCAG GTGGCTATGGCTACAGGACAGGTGCTATTTCAACGGTTTTTTTATACCAAGTCTTTTGTGAAGCATTCCATGGAG CATGTGTCAATGGCCTGTGTTCATCTGGCATCCAAAATTGAAGAAGCACCAAGACGCATAAGGGATGTAATTAATGTGTTCCATCGCCTCAGACATCTACGGGAAAAAAA AAAACCTGTGCCTCTAATACTGGATCAGGAATATGTGAACTTGAAGAATCAAATTATTAAGGCGGAAAGAAGAGTGTTAAAGGAGTTGGGATTTTGTGTTCATGTAAAGCACCCTCATAAG ATAATCGTTATGTACCTTCAGGTATTAGAATGTGAACGTAACCAACACCTGGTCCAGACTTCATG GAATTACATGAATGATAGCCTGAGAACAGATGTCTTTGTAAGATTCCAGCCAGAAAGCATTGCCTGTGCATGTATTTACCTCGCAGCTAGGACGCTGGAG ATTCCACTTCCTAATCGCCCACACTGGTTTTTACTCTTTGGAGCAACAGAGGAAGAAATTCAAGAAATCTGCTTAAAAATTTTGCAACTCTATACTCGGAaaaag GTTGATCTGTCTGATCTGGAAAGTAAAGTAGAAAAGAAGAAGTTAGCTATTGAAGAGGCAAAAGCACAAGCTAAAGGTCTAGTACCTGAGGGAGCCCCAAGTTTAGATAACACGTCAGGATTTTCCCCTATCCCAAAAAATG AGTCTCCAAAAGAGGTTAAAGGAAATAAACCTTCACCGCTACCTGTTCAGGCAATGAAGAATGCTAAAAGGAAAGTAGAGGGAGCAAAAAGAATGAGTTCAAATAGCCCAGTAAATGG CgttcagaaaggaagagaaagcagaagtcGAAGTGGAAGTCGAGATCAGAGTTATTCAAGATCACCATCCAGGTCTGCATCCCCTAAGCACAG gaaaagTGAAAGTTACTCCACATCAAGCGGCTCCAAATCCCACAGCCGTTCCAGGAGCCGCAGCGACTCTCCTCCGAGACAGTTCAACCACAGTTCTAGCTACAAAGGTTCCAAGGTGAGAAGTTACAAGAAATCAAAGGACTACAAATACTCAACACACAAACCACGGAAATCGCGCAGCAGGAGTTCGTCGCGGTCCAGGAGCCGATCCCGGGAGCGCTCTGACCATTCGGGGAAGTACAAGAAGAAGAGTCACTACTACAGAAATCACAGGCATGAGCGTTCGCGCTCCTACGAGCGAGCGAGTCATCGCTATGACCGGGACCATCCTGGCCACAGTCGGCATAGGCGATAA
- the CCNL2 gene encoding cyclin-L2 isoform X2, protein MNDSLRTDVFVRFQPESIACACIYLAARTLEIPLPNRPHWFLLFGATEEEIQEICLKILQLYTRKKVDLSDLESKVEKKKLAIEEAKAQAKGLVPEGAPSLDNTSGFSPIPKNESPKEVKGNKPSPLPVQAMKNAKRKVEGAKRMSSNSPVNGVQKGRESRSRSGSRDQSYSRSPSRSASPKHRKSESYSTSSGSKSHSRSRSRSDSPPRQFNHSSSYKGSKVRSYKKSKDYKYSTHKPRKSRSRSSSRSRSRSRERSDHSGKYKKKSHYYRNHRHERSRSYERASHRYDRDHPGHSRHRR, encoded by the exons ATGAATGATAGCCTGAGAACAGATGTCTTTGTAAGATTCCAGCCAGAAAGCATTGCCTGTGCATGTATTTACCTCGCAGCTAGGACGCTGGAG ATTCCACTTCCTAATCGCCCACACTGGTTTTTACTCTTTGGAGCAACAGAGGAAGAAATTCAAGAAATCTGCTTAAAAATTTTGCAACTCTATACTCGGAaaaag GTTGATCTGTCTGATCTGGAAAGTAAAGTAGAAAAGAAGAAGTTAGCTATTGAAGAGGCAAAAGCACAAGCTAAAGGTCTAGTACCTGAGGGAGCCCCAAGTTTAGATAACACGTCAGGATTTTCCCCTATCCCAAAAAATG AGTCTCCAAAAGAGGTTAAAGGAAATAAACCTTCACCGCTACCTGTTCAGGCAATGAAGAATGCTAAAAGGAAAGTAGAGGGAGCAAAAAGAATGAGTTCAAATAGCCCAGTAAATGG CgttcagaaaggaagagaaagcagaagtcGAAGTGGAAGTCGAGATCAGAGTTATTCAAGATCACCATCCAGGTCTGCATCCCCTAAGCACAG gaaaagTGAAAGTTACTCCACATCAAGCGGCTCCAAATCCCACAGCCGTTCCAGGAGCCGCAGCGACTCTCCTCCGAGACAGTTCAACCACAGTTCTAGCTACAAAGGTTCCAAGGTGAGAAGTTACAAGAAATCAAAGGACTACAAATACTCAACACACAAACCACGGAAATCGCGCAGCAGGAGTTCGTCGCGGTCCAGGAGCCGATCCCGGGAGCGCTCTGACCATTCGGGGAAGTACAAGAAGAAGAGTCACTACTACAGAAATCACAGGCATGAGCGTTCGCGCTCCTACGAGCGAGCGAGTCATCGCTATGACCGGGACCATCCTGGCCACAGTCGGCATAGGCGATAA